A single window of Dermochelys coriacea isolate rDerCor1 chromosome 14, rDerCor1.pri.v4, whole genome shotgun sequence DNA harbors:
- the TEPSIN gene encoding AP-4 complex accessory subunit tepsin isoform X6: protein MGAERIMAAPLRDRLGFLSRLPTLMKGTSDDDIPCPGYLFEEIAKISHDSPGSSQCLLEHLLNRLQTNSCHVKLKVLKILLYVCTHGSSQFLQQLKRNSTFIQEAAVFAGPPDPLHGNSLYQKVREAAQDLASALFSDALLPPPSAQPCRPLPPTGMGSQPSPCSSLQGFGFTSERSGSPSASEALLATIQKAAEVVASAVLPSPEFPPPCPRELQDDAYQPVTAPSPGKSCAVPQKPPAATAHSMRVSHQPGQAGGGWEETDSGHSSQNSSQENGELSRTSDSYSKSGSDSPSGASRELGNVTERCGLLNCEVVLELLSRMLQDPSELVCMRSMCAISSLLCSDLLAHEQIFVITQQHLQQLSQRSPGPVANKATKLLRQFEALCRSCPSPKRSQPDTDPSTPARGSPQHTRDLLTDLMPLAGETVLKPVSLAPFLLKTCKSPAFDVHPVAVPAPEGEQGTEAEICEQFGAVASGGRCQQEVECRLAGREPQLDATRMDSGPAQMLHGRQGAAAPPQSLSLFAGMELVALPGTAVANSGGKECASHVPRTLPCTGTARTKAHGDSEGSREPSAFSFLNM, encoded by the exons ATGGGTGCAGAGAGAATCATGGCGGCGCCGCTGCGGGACCGGTTGGGCTTCCTGAGCCGG CTGCCCACTCTGATGAAAGGCACCTCGGATGACGATATCCCATGCCCTGGGTACCTGTTTGAGGAAATTGCAA AGATCTCCCACGActccccagggagcagccagtgCCTCCTGGAGCACCTCCTGAACCGACTGCAGACTAACTCCTGTCACGTCAAGCTGAAG GTGCTGAAGATTCTGCTGTACGTGTGCACGCACGGCTCTTCGCAGTTCCTCCAGCAGCTGAAAAGGAATTCCACCTTCATCCAGGAAGCAGCAG TGTTTGCGGGGCCGCCAGATCCCCTGCACGGCAACAGCTTGTACCAGAAAGTCCGAGAAGCAGCACAG GACTTGGCCAGTGCTTTATTTTCGGATGCCTTGTTGCCCCCGCCCTCTGCTCAGCCCTGCAGGCCACTTCCCCCAACAG GAAtgggctcccagcccagcccctgcagctccttgcAAGGCTTTGGCTTCACGAGTGAGAGAAGCGGCTCCC CCTCTGCCAGCGAGGCCCTGCTTGCCACCATACAGAAAGCAGCCGAGGTGGTTGCcagtgctgtgctgcccagcccggagttcccccctccctgccccagggagctgcaGGACGATGCCTACCAGCCTGTGACGGCGCCTTCTCCTGGTAAAAGCTGTGCAGTGCCTCAGAAGCCCCCTGCTGCCACAGCCCACAGCATGCGAG TGAGTCACCAGcctgggcaggcaggaggtggcTGGGAAGAGACGGACAGTGGGCACAGCTCCCAGAACTCCTCGCAGGAGAATGGGGAGCTGAGCAGGACCTCCGACTCCTACAGCAAATCAGGCAGTGACAGCCCCTCGGGggccagcagggagctggggaacGTAACTGAGAG gtgCGGGCTGCTGAACTGCGAGGTGGTGCTGGAGCTGCTGAGCCGGATGCTACAGGACCCCAGCGAGCTCGTCTGCATG AGGTCCATGTGTGCCATATCCTCCCTCCTGTGCTCTGACCTGCTGGCCCACGAGCAGATCTTTGTGATCACCCAgcagcacctgcagcagctcagcCAAAGAAGCCCTGGTCCCGTGGCCAACAAAGCAACAAAG ctcctGAGGCAGTTTGAGGCTTTGTGCAGGAGCTGCCCGTCTCCCAAGAGATCACAGCCGGACACGGATCCCTCTACTCCTGCCAGGGGCTCCCCCCAGCACACGCGTGACTTGCTGACGGACCTCATGCCTCTGGCAGGAGAGACTGTTCTCAAACCCGTGAGCTTAGCCCCTTTCCTCTTGAAGACATGTAAATCCCCAGCATTTGATGTGCATCCTGTGGCCGTGCCTGCCCCTGAGGGAGAGCAGGGCACAGAAGCGGAGATCTGTGAGCAGTTTGGGGCTGTTGCATCAGGCGGTCGGTGCCAGCAGGAGGTGGAGTGCAGACTCGCGGGGCGTGAGCCACAGCTGGATGCTACCCGGATGGATTCTGGGCCCGCACAGATGCTGCAtggcaggcagggggcagccGCACCCCCTCAGAGCCTCTCTCTGTTCGCTGGCATGGAGCTGGTGGCCCTTCCAGGCACAGCAGTAGCCAACTCTGGTGGTAAGGAATGTGCCTCTCATGTTCCAAGGACACTGCCCTGCACTGGGACCGCCAGGACCAAGGCTCACGGGGACTCTGAGGGCAGCAGGGAACCTTCTGCCTTCTCCTTCCTCAATATGTAG
- the TEPSIN gene encoding AP-4 complex accessory subunit tepsin isoform X4 codes for MGSRLPTLMKGTSDDDIPCPGYLFEEIAKISHDSPGSSQCLLEHLLNRLQTNSCHVKLKVLKILLYVCTHGSSQFLQQLKRNSTFIQEAAVFAGPPDPLHGNSLYQKVREAAQDLASALFSDALLPPPSAQPCRPLPPTGMGSQPSPCSSLQGFGFTSERSGSPSASEALLATIQKAAEVVASAVLPSPEFPPPCPRELQDDAYQPVTAPSPGKSCAVPQKPPAATAHSMRVSHQPGQAGGGWEETDSGHSSQNSSQENGELSRTSDSYSKSGSDSPSGASRELGNVTERVEGDCVQELSLVSALTRGSKVFLMREEAQHFIKECGLLNCEVVLELLSRMLQDPSELVCMRSMCAISSLLCSDLLAHEQIFVITQQHLQQLSQRSPGPVANKATKLLRQFEALCRSCPSPKRSQPDTDPSTPARGSPQHTRDLLTDLMPLAGETVLKPVSLAPFLLKTCKSPAFDVHPVAVPAPEGEQGTEAEICEQFGAVASGGRCQQEVECRLAGREPQLDATRMDSGPAQMLHGRQGAAAPPQSLSLFAGMELVALPGTAVANSGGKECASHVPRTLPCTGTARTKAHGDSEGSREPSAFSFLNM; via the exons ATGGGATCACGG CTGCCCACTCTGATGAAAGGCACCTCGGATGACGATATCCCATGCCCTGGGTACCTGTTTGAGGAAATTGCAA AGATCTCCCACGActccccagggagcagccagtgCCTCCTGGAGCACCTCCTGAACCGACTGCAGACTAACTCCTGTCACGTCAAGCTGAAG GTGCTGAAGATTCTGCTGTACGTGTGCACGCACGGCTCTTCGCAGTTCCTCCAGCAGCTGAAAAGGAATTCCACCTTCATCCAGGAAGCAGCAG TGTTTGCGGGGCCGCCAGATCCCCTGCACGGCAACAGCTTGTACCAGAAAGTCCGAGAAGCAGCACAG GACTTGGCCAGTGCTTTATTTTCGGATGCCTTGTTGCCCCCGCCCTCTGCTCAGCCCTGCAGGCCACTTCCCCCAACAG GAAtgggctcccagcccagcccctgcagctccttgcAAGGCTTTGGCTTCACGAGTGAGAGAAGCGGCTCCC CCTCTGCCAGCGAGGCCCTGCTTGCCACCATACAGAAAGCAGCCGAGGTGGTTGCcagtgctgtgctgcccagcccggagttcccccctccctgccccagggagctgcaGGACGATGCCTACCAGCCTGTGACGGCGCCTTCTCCTGGTAAAAGCTGTGCAGTGCCTCAGAAGCCCCCTGCTGCCACAGCCCACAGCATGCGAG TGAGTCACCAGcctgggcaggcaggaggtggcTGGGAAGAGACGGACAGTGGGCACAGCTCCCAGAACTCCTCGCAGGAGAATGGGGAGCTGAGCAGGACCTCCGACTCCTACAGCAAATCAGGCAGTGACAGCCCCTCGGGggccagcagggagctggggaacGTAACTGAGAG GGTGGAGGGCGACTGCGTGCAGGAGCTGAGCCTGGTGAGTGCGCTGACCAGGGGCTCCAAGGTCTTCTTGATGCGGGAGGAGGCCCAACACTTCATCAAAGA gtgCGGGCTGCTGAACTGCGAGGTGGTGCTGGAGCTGCTGAGCCGGATGCTACAGGACCCCAGCGAGCTCGTCTGCATG AGGTCCATGTGTGCCATATCCTCCCTCCTGTGCTCTGACCTGCTGGCCCACGAGCAGATCTTTGTGATCACCCAgcagcacctgcagcagctcagcCAAAGAAGCCCTGGTCCCGTGGCCAACAAAGCAACAAAG ctcctGAGGCAGTTTGAGGCTTTGTGCAGGAGCTGCCCGTCTCCCAAGAGATCACAGCCGGACACGGATCCCTCTACTCCTGCCAGGGGCTCCCCCCAGCACACGCGTGACTTGCTGACGGACCTCATGCCTCTGGCAGGAGAGACTGTTCTCAAACCCGTGAGCTTAGCCCCTTTCCTCTTGAAGACATGTAAATCCCCAGCATTTGATGTGCATCCTGTGGCCGTGCCTGCCCCTGAGGGAGAGCAGGGCACAGAAGCGGAGATCTGTGAGCAGTTTGGGGCTGTTGCATCAGGCGGTCGGTGCCAGCAGGAGGTGGAGTGCAGACTCGCGGGGCGTGAGCCACAGCTGGATGCTACCCGGATGGATTCTGGGCCCGCACAGATGCTGCAtggcaggcagggggcagccGCACCCCCTCAGAGCCTCTCTCTGTTCGCTGGCATGGAGCTGGTGGCCCTTCCAGGCACAGCAGTAGCCAACTCTGGTGGTAAGGAATGTGCCTCTCATGTTCCAAGGACACTGCCCTGCACTGGGACCGCCAGGACCAAGGCTCACGGGGACTCTGAGGGCAGCAGGGAACCTTCTGCCTTCTCCTTCCTCAATATGTAG
- the TEPSIN gene encoding AP-4 complex accessory subunit tepsin isoform X3, translating to MPAQLPTLMKGTSDDDIPCPGYLFEEIAKISHDSPGSSQCLLEHLLNRLQTNSCHVKLKVLKILLYVCTHGSSQFLQQLKRNSTFIQEAAVFAGPPDPLHGNSLYQKVREAAQDLASALFSDALLPPPSAQPCRPLPPTGMGSQPSPCSSLQGFGFTSERSGSPSASEALLATIQKAAEVVASAVLPSPEFPPPCPRELQDDAYQPVTAPSPGKSCAVPQKPPAATAHSMRVSHQPGQAGGGWEETDSGHSSQNSSQENGELSRTSDSYSKSGSDSPSGASRELGNVTERVEGDCVQELSLVSALTRGSKVFLMREEAQHFIKECGLLNCEVVLELLSRMLQDPSELVCMRSMCAISSLLCSDLLAHEQIFVITQQHLQQLSQRSPGPVANKATKLLRQFEALCRSCPSPKRSQPDTDPSTPARGSPQHTRDLLTDLMPLAGETVLKPVSLAPFLLKTCKSPAFDVHPVAVPAPEGEQGTEAEICEQFGAVASGGRCQQEVECRLAGREPQLDATRMDSGPAQMLHGRQGAAAPPQSLSLFAGMELVALPGTAVANSGGKECASHVPRTLPCTGTARTKAHGDSEGSREPSAFSFLNM from the exons ATGCCTGCGCAG CTGCCCACTCTGATGAAAGGCACCTCGGATGACGATATCCCATGCCCTGGGTACCTGTTTGAGGAAATTGCAA AGATCTCCCACGActccccagggagcagccagtgCCTCCTGGAGCACCTCCTGAACCGACTGCAGACTAACTCCTGTCACGTCAAGCTGAAG GTGCTGAAGATTCTGCTGTACGTGTGCACGCACGGCTCTTCGCAGTTCCTCCAGCAGCTGAAAAGGAATTCCACCTTCATCCAGGAAGCAGCAG TGTTTGCGGGGCCGCCAGATCCCCTGCACGGCAACAGCTTGTACCAGAAAGTCCGAGAAGCAGCACAG GACTTGGCCAGTGCTTTATTTTCGGATGCCTTGTTGCCCCCGCCCTCTGCTCAGCCCTGCAGGCCACTTCCCCCAACAG GAAtgggctcccagcccagcccctgcagctccttgcAAGGCTTTGGCTTCACGAGTGAGAGAAGCGGCTCCC CCTCTGCCAGCGAGGCCCTGCTTGCCACCATACAGAAAGCAGCCGAGGTGGTTGCcagtgctgtgctgcccagcccggagttcccccctccctgccccagggagctgcaGGACGATGCCTACCAGCCTGTGACGGCGCCTTCTCCTGGTAAAAGCTGTGCAGTGCCTCAGAAGCCCCCTGCTGCCACAGCCCACAGCATGCGAG TGAGTCACCAGcctgggcaggcaggaggtggcTGGGAAGAGACGGACAGTGGGCACAGCTCCCAGAACTCCTCGCAGGAGAATGGGGAGCTGAGCAGGACCTCCGACTCCTACAGCAAATCAGGCAGTGACAGCCCCTCGGGggccagcagggagctggggaacGTAACTGAGAG GGTGGAGGGCGACTGCGTGCAGGAGCTGAGCCTGGTGAGTGCGCTGACCAGGGGCTCCAAGGTCTTCTTGATGCGGGAGGAGGCCCAACACTTCATCAAAGA gtgCGGGCTGCTGAACTGCGAGGTGGTGCTGGAGCTGCTGAGCCGGATGCTACAGGACCCCAGCGAGCTCGTCTGCATG AGGTCCATGTGTGCCATATCCTCCCTCCTGTGCTCTGACCTGCTGGCCCACGAGCAGATCTTTGTGATCACCCAgcagcacctgcagcagctcagcCAAAGAAGCCCTGGTCCCGTGGCCAACAAAGCAACAAAG ctcctGAGGCAGTTTGAGGCTTTGTGCAGGAGCTGCCCGTCTCCCAAGAGATCACAGCCGGACACGGATCCCTCTACTCCTGCCAGGGGCTCCCCCCAGCACACGCGTGACTTGCTGACGGACCTCATGCCTCTGGCAGGAGAGACTGTTCTCAAACCCGTGAGCTTAGCCCCTTTCCTCTTGAAGACATGTAAATCCCCAGCATTTGATGTGCATCCTGTGGCCGTGCCTGCCCCTGAGGGAGAGCAGGGCACAGAAGCGGAGATCTGTGAGCAGTTTGGGGCTGTTGCATCAGGCGGTCGGTGCCAGCAGGAGGTGGAGTGCAGACTCGCGGGGCGTGAGCCACAGCTGGATGCTACCCGGATGGATTCTGGGCCCGCACAGATGCTGCAtggcaggcagggggcagccGCACCCCCTCAGAGCCTCTCTCTGTTCGCTGGCATGGAGCTGGTGGCCCTTCCAGGCACAGCAGTAGCCAACTCTGGTGGTAAGGAATGTGCCTCTCATGTTCCAAGGACACTGCCCTGCACTGGGACCGCCAGGACCAAGGCTCACGGGGACTCTGAGGGCAGCAGGGAACCTTCTGCCTTCTCCTTCCTCAATATGTAG
- the TEPSIN gene encoding AP-4 complex accessory subunit tepsin isoform X2, whose protein sequence is MGAERIMAAPLRDRLGFLSRLPTLMKGTSDDDIPCPGYLFEEIAKISHDSPGSSQCLLEHLLNRLQTNSCHVKLKWPRLCSASPVSPGAEDSAVRVHARLFAVPPAAEKEFHLHPGSSSVCGAARSPARQQLVPESPRSSTGMGSQPSPCSSLQGFGFTSERSGSPSASEALLATIQKAAEVVASAVLPSPEFPPPCPRELQDDAYQPVTAPSPGKSCAVPQKPPAATAHSMRVSHQPGQAGGGWEETDSGHSSQNSSQENGELSRTSDSYSKSGSDSPSGASRELGNVTERVEGDCVQELSLVSALTRGSKVFLMREEAQHFIKECGLLNCEVVLELLSRMLQDPSELVCMRSMCAISSLLCSDLLAHEQIFVITQQHLQQLSQRSPGPVANKATKLLRQFEALCRSCPSPKRSQPDTDPSTPARGSPQHTRDLLTDLMPLAGETVLKPVSLAPFLLKTCKSPAFDVHPVAVPAPEGEQGTEAEICEQFGAVASGGRCQQEVECRLAGREPQLDATRMDSGPAQMLHGRQGAAAPPQSLSLFAGMELVALPGTAVANSGGKECASHVPRTLPCTGTARTKAHGDSEGSREPSAFSFLNM, encoded by the exons ATGGGTGCAGAGAGAATCATGGCGGCGCCGCTGCGGGACCGGTTGGGCTTCCTGAGCCGG CTGCCCACTCTGATGAAAGGCACCTCGGATGACGATATCCCATGCCCTGGGTACCTGTTTGAGGAAATTGCAA AGATCTCCCACGActccccagggagcagccagtgCCTCCTGGAGCACCTCCTGAACCGACTGCAGACTAACTCCTGTCACGTCAAGCTGAAG TGGCCCAGACTCTgctcagcctctcctgtgtctCCAGGTGCTGAAGATTCTGCTGTACGTGTGCACGCACGGCTCTTCGCAGTTCCTCCAGCAGCTGAAAAGGAATTCCACCTTCATCCAGGAAGCAGCAG TGTTTGCGGGGCCGCCAGATCCCCTGCACGGCAACAGCTTGTACCAGAAAGTCCGAGAAGCAGCACAG GAAtgggctcccagcccagcccctgcagctccttgcAAGGCTTTGGCTTCACGAGTGAGAGAAGCGGCTCCC CCTCTGCCAGCGAGGCCCTGCTTGCCACCATACAGAAAGCAGCCGAGGTGGTTGCcagtgctgtgctgcccagcccggagttcccccctccctgccccagggagctgcaGGACGATGCCTACCAGCCTGTGACGGCGCCTTCTCCTGGTAAAAGCTGTGCAGTGCCTCAGAAGCCCCCTGCTGCCACAGCCCACAGCATGCGAG TGAGTCACCAGcctgggcaggcaggaggtggcTGGGAAGAGACGGACAGTGGGCACAGCTCCCAGAACTCCTCGCAGGAGAATGGGGAGCTGAGCAGGACCTCCGACTCCTACAGCAAATCAGGCAGTGACAGCCCCTCGGGggccagcagggagctggggaacGTAACTGAGAG GGTGGAGGGCGACTGCGTGCAGGAGCTGAGCCTGGTGAGTGCGCTGACCAGGGGCTCCAAGGTCTTCTTGATGCGGGAGGAGGCCCAACACTTCATCAAAGA gtgCGGGCTGCTGAACTGCGAGGTGGTGCTGGAGCTGCTGAGCCGGATGCTACAGGACCCCAGCGAGCTCGTCTGCATG AGGTCCATGTGTGCCATATCCTCCCTCCTGTGCTCTGACCTGCTGGCCCACGAGCAGATCTTTGTGATCACCCAgcagcacctgcagcagctcagcCAAAGAAGCCCTGGTCCCGTGGCCAACAAAGCAACAAAG ctcctGAGGCAGTTTGAGGCTTTGTGCAGGAGCTGCCCGTCTCCCAAGAGATCACAGCCGGACACGGATCCCTCTACTCCTGCCAGGGGCTCCCCCCAGCACACGCGTGACTTGCTGACGGACCTCATGCCTCTGGCAGGAGAGACTGTTCTCAAACCCGTGAGCTTAGCCCCTTTCCTCTTGAAGACATGTAAATCCCCAGCATTTGATGTGCATCCTGTGGCCGTGCCTGCCCCTGAGGGAGAGCAGGGCACAGAAGCGGAGATCTGTGAGCAGTTTGGGGCTGTTGCATCAGGCGGTCGGTGCCAGCAGGAGGTGGAGTGCAGACTCGCGGGGCGTGAGCCACAGCTGGATGCTACCCGGATGGATTCTGGGCCCGCACAGATGCTGCAtggcaggcagggggcagccGCACCCCCTCAGAGCCTCTCTCTGTTCGCTGGCATGGAGCTGGTGGCCCTTCCAGGCACAGCAGTAGCCAACTCTGGTGGTAAGGAATGTGCCTCTCATGTTCCAAGGACACTGCCCTGCACTGGGACCGCCAGGACCAAGGCTCACGGGGACTCTGAGGGCAGCAGGGAACCTTCTGCCTTCTCCTTCCTCAATATGTAG
- the TEPSIN gene encoding AP-4 complex accessory subunit tepsin isoform X1 has product MGAERIMAAPLRDRLGFLSRLPTLMKGTSDDDIPCPGYLFEEIAKISHDSPGSSQCLLEHLLNRLQTNSCHVKLKVLKILLYVCTHGSSQFLQQLKRNSTFIQEAAVFAGPPDPLHGNSLYQKVREAAQDLASALFSDALLPPPSAQPCRPLPPTGMGSQPSPCSSLQGFGFTSERSGSPSASEALLATIQKAAEVVASAVLPSPEFPPPCPRELQDDAYQPVTAPSPGKSCAVPQKPPAATAHSMRVSHQPGQAGGGWEETDSGHSSQNSSQENGELSRTSDSYSKSGSDSPSGASRELGNVTERVEGDCVQELSLVSALTRGSKVFLMREEAQHFIKECGLLNCEVVLELLSRMLQDPSELVCMRSMCAISSLLCSDLLAHEQIFVITQQHLQQLSQRSPGPVANKATKLLRQFEALCRSCPSPKRSQPDTDPSTPARGSPQHTRDLLTDLMPLAGETVLKPVSLAPFLLKTCKSPAFDVHPVAVPAPEGEQGTEAEICEQFGAVASGGRCQQEVECRLAGREPQLDATRMDSGPAQMLHGRQGAAAPPQSLSLFAGMELVALPGTAVANSGGKECASHVPRTLPCTGTARTKAHGDSEGSREPSAFSFLNM; this is encoded by the exons ATGGGTGCAGAGAGAATCATGGCGGCGCCGCTGCGGGACCGGTTGGGCTTCCTGAGCCGG CTGCCCACTCTGATGAAAGGCACCTCGGATGACGATATCCCATGCCCTGGGTACCTGTTTGAGGAAATTGCAA AGATCTCCCACGActccccagggagcagccagtgCCTCCTGGAGCACCTCCTGAACCGACTGCAGACTAACTCCTGTCACGTCAAGCTGAAG GTGCTGAAGATTCTGCTGTACGTGTGCACGCACGGCTCTTCGCAGTTCCTCCAGCAGCTGAAAAGGAATTCCACCTTCATCCAGGAAGCAGCAG TGTTTGCGGGGCCGCCAGATCCCCTGCACGGCAACAGCTTGTACCAGAAAGTCCGAGAAGCAGCACAG GACTTGGCCAGTGCTTTATTTTCGGATGCCTTGTTGCCCCCGCCCTCTGCTCAGCCCTGCAGGCCACTTCCCCCAACAG GAAtgggctcccagcccagcccctgcagctccttgcAAGGCTTTGGCTTCACGAGTGAGAGAAGCGGCTCCC CCTCTGCCAGCGAGGCCCTGCTTGCCACCATACAGAAAGCAGCCGAGGTGGTTGCcagtgctgtgctgcccagcccggagttcccccctccctgccccagggagctgcaGGACGATGCCTACCAGCCTGTGACGGCGCCTTCTCCTGGTAAAAGCTGTGCAGTGCCTCAGAAGCCCCCTGCTGCCACAGCCCACAGCATGCGAG TGAGTCACCAGcctgggcaggcaggaggtggcTGGGAAGAGACGGACAGTGGGCACAGCTCCCAGAACTCCTCGCAGGAGAATGGGGAGCTGAGCAGGACCTCCGACTCCTACAGCAAATCAGGCAGTGACAGCCCCTCGGGggccagcagggagctggggaacGTAACTGAGAG GGTGGAGGGCGACTGCGTGCAGGAGCTGAGCCTGGTGAGTGCGCTGACCAGGGGCTCCAAGGTCTTCTTGATGCGGGAGGAGGCCCAACACTTCATCAAAGA gtgCGGGCTGCTGAACTGCGAGGTGGTGCTGGAGCTGCTGAGCCGGATGCTACAGGACCCCAGCGAGCTCGTCTGCATG AGGTCCATGTGTGCCATATCCTCCCTCCTGTGCTCTGACCTGCTGGCCCACGAGCAGATCTTTGTGATCACCCAgcagcacctgcagcagctcagcCAAAGAAGCCCTGGTCCCGTGGCCAACAAAGCAACAAAG ctcctGAGGCAGTTTGAGGCTTTGTGCAGGAGCTGCCCGTCTCCCAAGAGATCACAGCCGGACACGGATCCCTCTACTCCTGCCAGGGGCTCCCCCCAGCACACGCGTGACTTGCTGACGGACCTCATGCCTCTGGCAGGAGAGACTGTTCTCAAACCCGTGAGCTTAGCCCCTTTCCTCTTGAAGACATGTAAATCCCCAGCATTTGATGTGCATCCTGTGGCCGTGCCTGCCCCTGAGGGAGAGCAGGGCACAGAAGCGGAGATCTGTGAGCAGTTTGGGGCTGTTGCATCAGGCGGTCGGTGCCAGCAGGAGGTGGAGTGCAGACTCGCGGGGCGTGAGCCACAGCTGGATGCTACCCGGATGGATTCTGGGCCCGCACAGATGCTGCAtggcaggcagggggcagccGCACCCCCTCAGAGCCTCTCTCTGTTCGCTGGCATGGAGCTGGTGGCCCTTCCAGGCACAGCAGTAGCCAACTCTGGTGGTAAGGAATGTGCCTCTCATGTTCCAAGGACACTGCCCTGCACTGGGACCGCCAGGACCAAGGCTCACGGGGACTCTGAGGGCAGCAGGGAACCTTCTGCCTTCTCCTTCCTCAATATGTAG
- the TEPSIN gene encoding AP-4 complex accessory subunit tepsin isoform X5: MGAERIMAAPLRDRLGFLSRLPTLMKGTSDDDIPCPGYLFEEIAKISHDSPGSSQCLLEHLLNRLQTNSCHVKLKVLKILLYVCTHGSSQFLQQLKRNSTFIQEAAVFAGPPDPLHGNSLYQKVREAAQDLASALFSDALLPPPSAQPCRPLPPTASASEALLATIQKAAEVVASAVLPSPEFPPPCPRELQDDAYQPVTAPSPGKSCAVPQKPPAATAHSMRVSHQPGQAGGGWEETDSGHSSQNSSQENGELSRTSDSYSKSGSDSPSGASRELGNVTERVEGDCVQELSLVSALTRGSKVFLMREEAQHFIKECGLLNCEVVLELLSRMLQDPSELVCMRSMCAISSLLCSDLLAHEQIFVITQQHLQQLSQRSPGPVANKATKLLRQFEALCRSCPSPKRSQPDTDPSTPARGSPQHTRDLLTDLMPLAGETVLKPVSLAPFLLKTCKSPAFDVHPVAVPAPEGEQGTEAEICEQFGAVASGGRCQQEVECRLAGREPQLDATRMDSGPAQMLHGRQGAAAPPQSLSLFAGMELVALPGTAVANSGGKECASHVPRTLPCTGTARTKAHGDSEGSREPSAFSFLNM, from the exons ATGGGTGCAGAGAGAATCATGGCGGCGCCGCTGCGGGACCGGTTGGGCTTCCTGAGCCGG CTGCCCACTCTGATGAAAGGCACCTCGGATGACGATATCCCATGCCCTGGGTACCTGTTTGAGGAAATTGCAA AGATCTCCCACGActccccagggagcagccagtgCCTCCTGGAGCACCTCCTGAACCGACTGCAGACTAACTCCTGTCACGTCAAGCTGAAG GTGCTGAAGATTCTGCTGTACGTGTGCACGCACGGCTCTTCGCAGTTCCTCCAGCAGCTGAAAAGGAATTCCACCTTCATCCAGGAAGCAGCAG TGTTTGCGGGGCCGCCAGATCCCCTGCACGGCAACAGCTTGTACCAGAAAGTCCGAGAAGCAGCACAG GACTTGGCCAGTGCTTTATTTTCGGATGCCTTGTTGCCCCCGCCCTCTGCTCAGCCCTGCAGGCCACTTCCCCCAACAG CCTCTGCCAGCGAGGCCCTGCTTGCCACCATACAGAAAGCAGCCGAGGTGGTTGCcagtgctgtgctgcccagcccggagttcccccctccctgccccagggagctgcaGGACGATGCCTACCAGCCTGTGACGGCGCCTTCTCCTGGTAAAAGCTGTGCAGTGCCTCAGAAGCCCCCTGCTGCCACAGCCCACAGCATGCGAG TGAGTCACCAGcctgggcaggcaggaggtggcTGGGAAGAGACGGACAGTGGGCACAGCTCCCAGAACTCCTCGCAGGAGAATGGGGAGCTGAGCAGGACCTCCGACTCCTACAGCAAATCAGGCAGTGACAGCCCCTCGGGggccagcagggagctggggaacGTAACTGAGAG GGTGGAGGGCGACTGCGTGCAGGAGCTGAGCCTGGTGAGTGCGCTGACCAGGGGCTCCAAGGTCTTCTTGATGCGGGAGGAGGCCCAACACTTCATCAAAGA gtgCGGGCTGCTGAACTGCGAGGTGGTGCTGGAGCTGCTGAGCCGGATGCTACAGGACCCCAGCGAGCTCGTCTGCATG AGGTCCATGTGTGCCATATCCTCCCTCCTGTGCTCTGACCTGCTGGCCCACGAGCAGATCTTTGTGATCACCCAgcagcacctgcagcagctcagcCAAAGAAGCCCTGGTCCCGTGGCCAACAAAGCAACAAAG ctcctGAGGCAGTTTGAGGCTTTGTGCAGGAGCTGCCCGTCTCCCAAGAGATCACAGCCGGACACGGATCCCTCTACTCCTGCCAGGGGCTCCCCCCAGCACACGCGTGACTTGCTGACGGACCTCATGCCTCTGGCAGGAGAGACTGTTCTCAAACCCGTGAGCTTAGCCCCTTTCCTCTTGAAGACATGTAAATCCCCAGCATTTGATGTGCATCCTGTGGCCGTGCCTGCCCCTGAGGGAGAGCAGGGCACAGAAGCGGAGATCTGTGAGCAGTTTGGGGCTGTTGCATCAGGCGGTCGGTGCCAGCAGGAGGTGGAGTGCAGACTCGCGGGGCGTGAGCCACAGCTGGATGCTACCCGGATGGATTCTGGGCCCGCACAGATGCTGCAtggcaggcagggggcagccGCACCCCCTCAGAGCCTCTCTCTGTTCGCTGGCATGGAGCTGGTGGCCCTTCCAGGCACAGCAGTAGCCAACTCTGGTGGTAAGGAATGTGCCTCTCATGTTCCAAGGACACTGCCCTGCACTGGGACCGCCAGGACCAAGGCTCACGGGGACTCTGAGGGCAGCAGGGAACCTTCTGCCTTCTCCTTCCTCAATATGTAG